A single region of the Enterococcus mundtii genome encodes:
- a CDS encoding GNAT family N-acetyltransferase, with the protein METYFGTEEWIKASSYVLRYDVFVLEQEIPAHLEFDGKDAYYPNLVMIHNEQPIATLRYQKQSDEQIQFDRFCVAKDWRKRGIGREMLQLAEKRALNEAFKEIYLIAEIPAVPFYEKQGYQSFSDPLIEDGILCQQMRKQLS; encoded by the coding sequence ATGGAAACGTATTTTGGAACCGAAGAATGGATAAAAGCCAGCAGTTACGTTTTACGTTATGACGTATTCGTGTTAGAGCAAGAAATACCTGCTCATTTAGAATTTGACGGTAAGGATGCCTATTACCCAAACCTTGTCATGATCCATAACGAACAGCCAATTGCTACCTTACGTTACCAAAAACAAAGTGACGAACAAATCCAATTTGATCGTTTTTGTGTCGCAAAAGATTGGCGCAAACGTGGGATTGGCAGAGAAATGCTTCAATTGGCAGAAAAGCGAGCACTAAATGAAGCATTCAAAGAAATTTATTTGATTGCAGAAATTCCCGCCGTTCCTTTCTACGAAAAGCAGGGCTATCAGAGTTTTTCAGACCCACTGATCGAAGACGGCATTCTTTGTCAACAGATGCGAAAACAGCTCTCCTAA
- the alaS gene encoding alanine--tRNA ligase produces MKKLSSAEVRQMFLDFFQEKGHTIEPSASLVPVNDPTLLWINSGVATLKKYFDGSVVPDNPRITNAQKSIRTNDIENVGKTARHHTMFEMLGNFSIGDYFKEEAIHWAWEFLTSPKWMAFDPEKLYVTVYPKDTEAKRIWHEEVGLSLDHIVDVEDNFWDIGAGPCGPDTEIFYDRGEAYNDLEEDDPENYPGGENERYLEIWNLVFSEFNHKPDNTFEPLPHKNIDTGMGLERMVSIVQDAPTNFETDLFMPIIHAVEQLSNKVKYGEDALTDISYKVIADHIRALSFAIGDGALPSNEGRGYVLRRLLRRAVMHGKKLGIEQAFLYRLVPVVGEIMESYYPEVLEQKEFIEKVVRMEEERFNETINEGLEILNQVIKEVKQANGTTLAGKDIFKLYDTYGFPVELTEEVAEDEGLNVDHAGFETEMQAQRDRARAARNTETSMGVQSALLTDIKVDSTFIGYDHIESDSELLVIVQDETIVSELSDGEAQLIFDQTPFYAEMGGQVADQGWIIDASGETVANVTDVRKAPNGQFLHKVEVLSEIKEGNTYHLLIDEPRRNRIIKNHTATHLLHKALKEVLGDHANQAGSLVAPGHLRFDFTHFGQITSEELAKMEQIVNEKIWEAIPVETIETDIDTAKNMGAMALFGEKYGNEVRVVNIGGWSIELCGGTHVGNTENIGIFKIVSESGIGAGVRRIEAVTSKEAYELLESEEQQLKEVAAIVKSPQLKEVVAKAEQLQQQLRELQKENEQLASKLANQQAGDIFKNAETINGKTIITAQVKVKDINQLRQLADQWKQKAVSDILVLANEQEGKVSLLAAMTPEANEAGLKAGDLIKAIAPKVGGGGGGRPDMAQAGGKNPAGISDALTEAKTWLENK; encoded by the coding sequence ATGAAAAAATTAAGCAGTGCAGAAGTACGTCAAATGTTTTTAGACTTTTTCCAAGAAAAAGGACATACGATCGAACCTAGTGCTTCACTAGTACCGGTCAATGATCCAACCTTATTATGGATCAACTCAGGAGTGGCGACACTAAAGAAATATTTTGATGGATCTGTTGTACCAGACAATCCAAGAATCACGAATGCTCAAAAATCGATTCGTACGAACGACATCGAAAATGTAGGGAAAACTGCACGTCATCATACGATGTTTGAAATGTTAGGGAACTTCTCGATCGGCGATTATTTCAAAGAAGAGGCAATCCACTGGGCATGGGAATTTTTAACAAGTCCAAAATGGATGGCGTTTGATCCTGAGAAATTATATGTCACTGTTTATCCAAAAGATACAGAAGCAAAACGTATCTGGCACGAAGAAGTAGGATTATCTCTTGACCATATCGTGGATGTAGAAGATAACTTTTGGGATATCGGTGCTGGACCATGTGGGCCAGATACAGAGATTTTTTATGATCGTGGCGAAGCCTATAATGACTTGGAAGAAGATGATCCTGAAAACTACCCTGGTGGCGAAAATGAACGTTATCTTGAAATCTGGAACTTAGTATTTTCAGAGTTCAACCACAAACCAGATAATACGTTTGAACCTCTTCCACATAAAAACATTGATACGGGCATGGGCTTGGAACGAATGGTTTCAATCGTTCAAGATGCACCAACCAACTTTGAAACAGATTTATTTATGCCGATCATCCATGCAGTTGAGCAATTGAGCAACAAAGTAAAATACGGTGAGGATGCCTTAACTGATATTTCATATAAAGTAATCGCTGACCATATCCGAGCATTATCCTTTGCAATCGGTGACGGGGCATTGCCTTCAAATGAAGGTCGTGGATATGTCTTGCGTCGTTTGTTACGTCGAGCAGTCATGCACGGGAAAAAATTAGGGATCGAGCAAGCTTTCTTATACCGTTTAGTGCCTGTTGTTGGCGAAATCATGGAGAGCTACTACCCTGAAGTTTTGGAACAAAAAGAATTCATCGAAAAAGTCGTTCGTATGGAAGAAGAACGTTTCAATGAAACGATCAACGAAGGGCTTGAGATCTTGAACCAAGTGATCAAAGAGGTAAAACAAGCAAACGGAACAACGCTTGCCGGAAAAGATATCTTTAAACTTTACGATACGTATGGATTCCCAGTTGAATTGACAGAAGAAGTGGCGGAAGATGAAGGATTGAATGTCGATCACGCAGGCTTTGAAACAGAAATGCAGGCGCAACGTGATCGCGCGCGTGCGGCTCGTAATACAGAAACATCTATGGGTGTTCAATCTGCTTTATTGACAGATATCAAAGTAGATAGCACATTCATCGGTTATGACCATATTGAATCTGACAGTGAATTACTAGTGATCGTCCAAGACGAAACAATCGTCAGTGAACTATCAGATGGGGAAGCGCAATTGATCTTTGATCAAACACCATTTTATGCTGAAATGGGTGGACAAGTAGCCGATCAAGGTTGGATCATTGATGCCTCTGGTGAAACAGTAGCAAATGTGACTGATGTTCGTAAAGCACCAAATGGACAATTCTTGCATAAAGTAGAAGTCCTTTCTGAGATCAAAGAAGGAAACACCTATCATTTATTGATTGATGAACCAAGACGTAACCGAATCATCAAAAACCATACGGCTACTCACTTATTGCACAAAGCATTAAAAGAAGTATTAGGCGATCATGCCAACCAAGCAGGTTCATTGGTTGCACCAGGTCATTTGCGTTTTGACTTCACACATTTTGGTCAAATCACAAGTGAAGAATTAGCGAAAATGGAACAAATCGTAAACGAAAAAATCTGGGAAGCCATTCCTGTTGAAACGATCGAAACAGACATCGATACAGCGAAAAATATGGGCGCAATGGCATTGTTTGGCGAAAAATATGGCAACGAAGTCCGCGTGGTCAATATCGGCGGTTGGTCGATCGAGTTATGTGGTGGTACGCATGTTGGTAATACCGAAAACATCGGAATCTTTAAAATCGTTTCTGAATCTGGGATCGGTGCAGGGGTTCGTCGGATCGAAGCGGTGACAAGTAAAGAAGCTTATGAATTGTTGGAAAGCGAAGAACAACAACTAAAAGAAGTTGCGGCAATCGTGAAATCACCACAATTGAAAGAAGTCGTAGCTAAAGCAGAACAATTGCAACAACAATTAAGAGAACTACAAAAAGAAAATGAACAATTGGCAAGTAAGTTAGCCAACCAACAAGCAGGAGATATTTTCAAAAATGCAGAGACGATCAATGGTAAAACGATCATCACTGCACAAGTTAAAGTAAAAGACATAAATCAATTACGTCAATTAGCCGATCAATGGAAACAAAAAGCAGTTTCAGATATTCTTGTCTTGGCAAACGAACAAGAAGGCAAAGTCAGCTTGTTAGCAGCAATGACGCCTGAAGCAAATGAAGCAGGTTTAAAAGCTGGCGATTTGATCAAAGCAATCGCACCGAAAGTTGGCGGTGGTGGCGGTGGTCGTCCAGATATGGCGCAAGCAGGTGGAAAAAACCCAGCTGGTATCTCAGACGCATTGACAGAAGCAAAAACATGGTTAGAAAATAAATAG
- a CDS encoding ECF transporter S component: MNSKNKTFRLVLRAILLAIIIVQSMIPWLGFIPLGFISLTIIHITVIVAAVVLGPKDGMLIGLFWGIATIIRAYAMPTTPFDTLVFTNPIISVVPRVLVGLVAGLVFHWLYKRSSTIVVPAVVAGILGSLVNTILVLGFMGLFYTNATAQAYGVDASVLFKTLAGIAAINGIPEAIGAGLITPLLAKALFAATPLKPE; the protein is encoded by the coding sequence ATGAATAGCAAAAATAAAACATTTCGGTTAGTACTTCGTGCCATTTTGTTAGCCATCATTATCGTTCAATCAATGATTCCATGGTTAGGTTTTATCCCATTAGGTTTTATTAGCTTGACGATCATCCATATCACAGTAATCGTAGCGGCCGTAGTATTAGGACCGAAAGATGGCATGTTGATCGGCTTGTTCTGGGGAATTGCGACGATCATCCGAGCCTACGCGATGCCAACTACACCGTTCGATACATTGGTTTTTACCAATCCAATCATCTCAGTTGTACCCAGAGTTTTAGTGGGACTAGTGGCTGGCTTAGTATTCCATTGGTTGTATAAGCGTTCCTCTACGATCGTCGTACCGGCTGTTGTAGCTGGGATTCTAGGCTCTCTAGTCAATACGATCCTTGTTTTAGGATTTATGGGCTTATTTTATACGAATGCCACAGCTCAAGCTTATGGTGTCGATGCTTCGGTCTTGTTCAAGACACTTGCTGGGATTGCTGCAATCAATGGGATTCCAGAAGCTATCGGCGCGGGGCTCATCACACCATTACTCGCCAAAGCATTATTTGCAGCAACACCTTTAAAACCTGAATGA